ACTCCCGAGGCGAGATCGATCGGCGCGTAGAAGAACCGACTGGGCTGGACCACATAAAACAGGAACGAGCCGTCCTGGCCGGCCGCGAAGAGCGGCAGGTCATCATTCCCCGGGCCGAAGGTGAGGAAGCGGAAGTTGGTCCACGCGTCGTCGGTGAACCGCGAGAAGGCGATCTTGCGGTATACCCCGTCGAACCGGCTCCAGACCAGAACCAGCGAGCCGCTGCCGTCCGTGGCGAGGAAGGGGGCCGAATCCCGCGCGGCGTCGCCGGTCGGCGGCACGGTGCCGACGCGCGTCCCGGAGGCGTCGGTCACCGAGAAGGCGATCGACGACACAACGGCATCGCGCCCCGGGTTGGCGCGACCGCGCTCCTCCCATACGGAGACCAGCTTGCCGTCGCCCGACATTACGGTCCGGGGCTCGGCGGAGGCCGGCAGGCAGGATGCGACGAGGCCCAGAAGCGCCGCGCTTCCGATCCCGATCGCTTTCGCCTTCATCCGTCCGCCCACGGCCCCGCTCCTAGAAGGGGTTCTTCAGGTTCAGGATATTGCTCACGTCAAAGGTCCTGAGGAACTGCTTCAGCACCGGCAGGTGCGGATACAGCTCCTGCAGCTTGTCGAAGAAGAAATCGCTCCGCTCCTCGTTCTCCATCAAAAGGTTCACTTCGCCGAGGAGGTAGTAGCAGTTCTTCAGGATGTCCTTGTAGTCCCGCTCGGTGGCGATCGCCAGCGCCTTCTCGCCGTACTCCTCGGCGCGCTTCAGCTCCTTGAGCTGCATGTAGGCGAAGCACAGGTCCTGGTAGCACTCGACGAGGCAGCGCGTGTTGCCATTGGCGAGGGAGATCTGCAGCGCCTCGAGGATCGTGGCGATTCCCTGGTGGTACCGCTTCTTGAGCAGGCTGCAGTAGCCCAGGTTCTCCTTGATGAAGTCGACCGGGGTGAAGGTGCCGAGGTTCCCTTTCTGGCTGATCGTCAGGGCGAAGCGGTACTCCGCCATGGCGTCGTCGAGGTAGCTCATGTTCATGTAGATGTTGGCGATCAGGTTGTGGCAGGTCGCCGTCCAGGCGACCTTGTCGAGCGACTCGCAGGCCCGCAAGGATCGCTTGGCGTAGAGCAGCGCTTTCTGCAGCCGCCCCTGCTTGCGCAGGGCGCTGGCCAGGTTGTAGGAGGCGAGGAAGATGATGTGATTGTCGGAGTGCTTGAGCAGGATCTCGCGAAGGCCCTTCTCGGCCTCCTGGATCATCCCGAGGTTGAGACGGGCGGTGCTGAGGTTGCAGGTGGCGCGGTCGACGAGGAACTGGTCGCCGATCTCGCGCGCCAGCTGCAGGGCGGACTCGAAATGGCCCGCGGCCACCCGGTATTCGCCCTGCTGCACCTGATAGGAACCCTCAGCCGTCAACTCGGAGTACCTGGTCTCGAGTTCGGAGGCCATCTCGGGCTCCTCAGTTGTCCTTCTTGACCTTCTCGTCCCGGACCCTGTCTTCGGTCTGCAGCTTGAACTGGATGAAGCTCTGCACCTCGTCCTGCACGCGCGGAGGGAGCTTCTGGAACTGCCGCAGGAACTCGAACTC
Above is a window of Candidatus Polarisedimenticolia bacterium DNA encoding:
- a CDS encoding tetratricopeptide repeat protein — translated: MASELETRYSELTAEGSYQVQQGEYRVAAGHFESALQLAREIGDQFLVDRATCNLSTARLNLGMIQEAEKGLREILLKHSDNHIIFLASYNLASALRKQGRLQKALLYAKRSLRACESLDKVAWTATCHNLIANIYMNMSYLDDAMAEYRFALTISQKGNLGTFTPVDFIKENLGYCSLLKKRYHQGIATILEALQISLANGNTRCLVECYQDLCFAYMQLKELKRAEEYGEKALAIATERDYKDILKNCYYLLGEVNLLMENEERSDFFFDKLQELYPHLPVLKQFLRTFDVSNILNLKNPF